The Gracilibacillus caseinilyticus genome segment TGTGCACCGTCCTACAAATCTCTAGAAGTACGTATTATTACGAAGCAAAAATCCGAGATAATCAGAATGAAGAGTTAACAGCTTTAATTGTTGAAATCTTTAAAAACAGTCGCAATATATACGGTCAGAGAAAAATCAAAAAGGAACTCCTAAAGCTAGGATGGAAGGTCTCACGTCGCCGAATAATGAAAGAGCAAGGACTCGTTTCTAAGTACACAGTAGCTCAATTTAAGCCTAGAAAAACAACAGTTAATGAATCTGAAGTTGGAAATACACTTAATAGAGAATTCAATCCAGATAAAGAATTAAAAGTAGTTGTGAGTGATTTAACATACGTTCGAGTAAACCAAAAATGGCACTACATCTGTGTTTTAATAGACTTATATAATCGTGAAATTATTGGCTACAGCGCTGGTCCTAATAAGAGTGCTGAGCTAGTTCACCGTGCCTTTTCGACAGTGAAGTATAATCTAAATCGCCTCGAATTATTCCATACTGACCGAGGAAGCGAGTTTAAAAATAAACTGATAGATGAAGCATTAGAAACGTTTAGTATTGAAAGATCGCTAAGCGAAAAAGGAACACCCTATGATAATGCCGTTGCCGAGGCAACGTTTAAAACGATTAAGACAGAATTCGCTAGTGGCAGCGTTTTTACTAGTCAACAAGAACTTGATCTTGAATTATTTGATTATGTGAATTGGTTTAATAATATTCGTATTCATGGATCTTTAGATTATTTAACACCAGCTGAATACAAACAAGAATAGACCTTTAAAAATTTGTTCAGTTTAGTGTTGACATTCCAAAATGCACACCTGAAATTAATGGAGTAAAGCAAAAGGATGTACAACTTTTGATGAGATATACCAAAAATGGACACACCATCAACAATGCTCCTGCTTTTAATGAAATAGATATGATGAAAGCCATTGTAAAGTTATATGAAAGTGATCTTATTTCGGATAATGCAAAAGACGTACTAAGACAAGGGATTCGTAAATAAATTTTTAATTGTATGACATTCCACATATCAGGAGGACATAAATGAAACACATCA includes the following:
- a CDS encoding IS3 family transposase (programmed frameshift); translation: MAKRERRSFSKEFKEQIAQLYASGKPRSEIIKEYELTPSTFDKWVHQHKSTGSFEEKDNRSPEQEELIRLRKENQKLSMENDIFKASRADHGTKVEVIRNNSHKYSVSAMCTVLQISRSTYYYEAKIRDNQNEELTALIVEIFKNSRNIYGQRKIKKELLKLGWKVSRRRIMKEQGLVSKYTVAQFKPRKTTVNESEVGNTLNREFNPDKELKVVVSDLTYVRVNQKWHYICVLIDLYNREIIGYSAGPNKSAELVHRAFSTVKYNLNRLELFHTDRGSEFKNKLIDEALETFSIERSLSEKGTPYDNAVAEATFKTIKTEFASGSVFTSQQELDLELFDYVNWFNNIRIHGSLDYLTPAEYKQE